In Rhodamnia argentea isolate NSW1041297 chromosome 1, ASM2092103v1, whole genome shotgun sequence, the genomic window TTTGTCTTAGCATAagaaatcaaatcaaggtttACAATGAGATTAGGCATTTATTCATCTTTGACGATTGAGTATTCATGGCCTTAGCAAGTTCTCCGACAGACTCCATCCCATGCACTCCTCAAGATCATCGAAACAGATCTTCGTGAAGGTGCACAAAGAAGACGAATATCCTCTGCCATCTAATTAATCTTTAATTTAgacatttgattttttccttaTGACGTGAAAAGTCTACTCGAATAAGTAGATTTAAACCTGCGAAATTCCTCATCAATTTCGTTAAATAAGAAAGAACcgaatagaaaattttgaaaataagtaTACTAAaagccctaaaacttatcacgaaagtataattgagtcatacaactttttaaaagtacaatcaaatcttaaaacttgtcacgaaggtgcgatcaaatcctaaaatttattacgaaagtgcaatcggatcttaaaattttctagaattGCAATCAAAATAGAATAactcaattttaccaatttgacaagttttagaacttgattacactttttgaaagttttattaCCCAATTACACtttctgacaagttttagaactcaattacattttataataaattttaggatttaattactctttttgagaaatttttaagattcaattacaattttataacaaattttagcacgcacttatttttttttttcctactgaaTTCCACGTAGGCTCCACGTCGGATAAACGGCGTGAGCTAATTAGACGCGCAAGCTTCATTCGActgtttgacttttctttctgtatttttccttattggctgagaaaaatattggaaacgAAGGCTGTCGTGCAATCATTTTGTTCAGATCAAGATGGATAATTGCTTTTCTGATAAGAGGATGAGATTGATATTTCCCATGTTCACGCACTACGAGGCGATATCATCTGACGGTGGTGGAGGAAGGGCgtgggacccaaaaaaaaaaacctcctttTTCCATTaatattctgacaaaaaaaaaactcttttttccattaatattcagaaaaaaataattttttttactttttcaaattgctccaaaattatttaaaaataataataataataaatttgcGTAATCAAATGGACTTCTATATTTAAAGTTACGTTactaaatgaatttctacttCGGAAAGACTATTGCCATGTACGTCCTTAATTGTCCATAAAGAATAAATTGGGGAGAAAAGTAATAGGCAATAATTATAAAAGTAAATCAAATTGCAATATAAGTATATTTCAaacgatttggaaaaaaaaaaatgtactcaATGGTGCCTTAGAAATGATAAACACAACGAGCATATATCCATTTACCGTCATTCCAATGATAGTGTTTTTCCGTTGTCGTTGTCCTCTTGTTTATGTTGGAGACGTTCCTAAGAAAACTTCTGCAAAGCTAAAAAAATCCATAGCCGGCCTTAGTTTCTTCTCTCTTATtatctcatctctctcttatCTTTACACGTCTTTCTTTATTAACCTCCATGGAAGGAGGGGAGTGTGAGCTAAAtctcttcttccccttccctttttcttagtctgttttgatttcctatttccttttcttcgttTGAGAGCTTTTATCTTCCGATTTAGTTTAAATCTGAAAGCTTCTCTCCCCGTTATAGGGAGCTTTCTATCTTGATCTAGTCtagatttgaggttttttgctTGTATGTTACATGGGTTTCGCTTTTCTCGAGTTTCATTGGCGAACGAGTCTAGTTTCGAAGGGGATCGGAGGAATTCTATAAATATTTCACTCTCACGGGTGTCGGATCCGTGCCCGTTCAACCTTTTTACTCTGCTCGGCGATGATATTGAGGATGTCAAACCTACACGCATACCGCCGAAAGGCAAAACAATAGACAGGAGATCTCGGTATGTGCTCATTACTGAACACGGATTCAATGATCGGTTGCCGATTTTGGTGTGAAAAAGTCATACATATGCTTTTTGAGAGTGTAACTCATAATTTGTTACGAtaatttctcttgttatctctagaacttgttttattttgaaattttttgggatttgtcTTAATTTGCACTTAAACTGCAATGTTTCGCTTTTGTGTTTTGAGGAAGTGAATGAACTGTTgtcaattttgacaagaaaagaaacttcTGCAAAGCTAATTGTGCCCTACCATAAtagccattttttaaaatttaacagaCAAATTGAATATGATATCTTTCAAGATTCGTGAGCTGGTTCTAAAGAGGGACTCAGAAGGTACCGTTGATGCTCCCCGGGTGAGTAAGTGAAGAGCCAGAGCCATGGTGGAAAGATCGAAACAGTGGTGGCTCACCTCCTTCTGCATTTTAGAATGTCGACGTTATCACAAACTCATTGACAGACgtagacgaagaagaagactgATTGCGGGGGCAAAACCGACACGTATACGTTGTGATGAGAGTCCTTGCTGAACAACTTTCACGACAATTGCCAGCTAAGACCACATTAGGTTGCGATTATTGGATATTAGCTGGTTTTATTGCTGTTCTCCGTTGTCAAATTTAGAACgtgattaagttttttttaaggAGAAAGAATAAATGAAACTATGACATGATTTTACGGAGCAACGGCGGTTGGAATTGTCCCAATGGtttgcttgttttattttattttctttctttagatTTTGGGTCATGGTCACTGATCCAGAGGGGGCACATGGGCCAACCATTTAGGCCTCTAGGCTAATCGGGCTTGGGCTGGACCCATTAGGGCCCATGAGCCTGAACGGCTCAAGCCCAAAATGTAGCATTGCCCAGGCAATGTCCGCAGCCTAACGAGCCCGTTCATTTTCATAGTAGTGTGATAGTTGATCGAGTGatccaaaatttgaatttgcaaGCCGAAGTTCACAAATTTGACTCCAATCTTCTATACTTTGAAATCTAGATTTCAAAGTATGGATGTTTCATCAATCTTGACTCCCTTTTTGCATTGTGGTGAGGCGAGGATGGGGGCTGTGTTGAATTCCCGACTTTGAAATGAACATTTTCCTGAAAGTGAATTACGATTTGTTAATCTTGGACGTCCTTTCggcatgttaaaaaaaattttttttactttcatgcgcctaaaagaagaaaaggcttttggtactttttttaTGGGAGAAAAGGCTTTTGAGATGATCGTCCGAGAGCTAGATTTGCCTCAATCGGGTCATTTATCTTCCATTCAGTCACGAGTTCGATTCATTGTGTGAGCAAATTTATGAACAGTTTGTGCTGTATTACCTAGCTACGACATATCTCATGTGGAGAtatttcatgatgcatttgtttcttaaaaaaatcacgttGTAAAAAGATATTTCCTGaaaataatctcttatatcGTTTATAAAGCCGATTGAATGAATGAATCTTGATTATAAACTCAACAGTAACAGTGACCATCACTTGCTAATATTGGTCCTAGTTATTTTCAAGATAGAGCGATAGAAGAGAGGAGATTCTCAAATAACGAGGATGACCTAATGACTTCGAAAGAATTGAACGAGCAACTATACGAGGTGAAATCTCAAGTATGATTATGCAGGATGGCAATAAGTTTAACCTATCTCTCAACCATAACTTTCTCTAACGTAAAGTTGCTAGAGTACAATTAACTTTCGGATTTGAAATCGCATCTTACATACCTTGCATTAGCCATTATTCACAAGAACATTTTACAATCATAGTAAGAGGGAAGAGGGTCGACGATTTATTTGATGTGAGATATCTCATTGTTCGAGAAACCCTAGATGGTATCGGAGTAATGAATCGCAACAAGGGCGTTCTAACGCTTTGATGATAACATGTGAAGCCGTGTGTCGCTAAAAATGTATAGAGCGTACGACGTAAGCATCTTTATCACAAACGCTAGCAGACAAGATAATTTTCCATTTCGTCGGAATCTTTATGAGGAAAAATAGGTGCCACATATTGAGCGGTCCGGAGTTTACAAGTGGGGTCCATTTGTACTCTCCTAGTCCTAGGTGTTGTATAGTGGGTTcaatatattatatattctGTTCTGATAATAACATAATAATGCACCCCCATCATTGattcccaaaataaaaatttgtacgGTACATATCACCTCGACATGACACGTGACCAACTCAAATAGCAagtagtacaaaaaaaaaaaatccccaagaAGCACACACAACTCTTAGAccgtgaaattaaaaaaacgaaaatcatcgaatttatcttttgaaattaatgtattaaaagttttaaagcttatcatgaaagtacaattgagatataaaacttttaaaatgagcaattaaatcttaaaatttatagaaaaatataattaaattataaaaattttaaaaaaatttaagatatatttttaataaattttaaagcttaattaattttttttaaaaattttgtgaCTCAATTAGACTTTGAGGGTACttatcactttttctttttttttgtgtaggGACCGTCTCCGAACGATAAATTCGAAATTGAACCAGcgaacacagagagagagagagagagagagagctgctTTATTCTCTGTGgctgctctctttctcttttggcATTTGCCGTATCGATCGAACTCTGCTCCCTTCACCCAATCGCAGCCGAAGAAGTTCCGCGAAGTAGCTCCGGAAAATGAGCGCCTCCGAGCCTGCGGCGGCCAAACCCTCGTCGGCCTCCGCCGGCTGCAATATCACCGTCAAGAGCACCGACATGAAGGACGAACTGCAGAAGGAGGTCTTCGCCATCTCAAAAGCCGTAATCCCCCCTTAtctgtcttcttcctctctctaatTCGTCTTGTCTATTTGGTGGATCACCCTCCAGTTGGTTGTCTATTATTTGGCCATGAGGTTTCTATGTTGTACGATTCTGAAGCTGattggcccttttttttttttttttttttttgggtgggggtgATAGGCATTCGAGAAGCACTGTGTAGAGAAGGACGTCGCCGAGTATATCAAGAAGGAGTTCGACAAGAAGCATGGATGCACCTGGCATTGCATCGTCGGTCGCAACTTCGGTAAATCCCATATGCTGTTCCTGTGCTTCTTGCCATATTAGCAAGTTTCTGATGCGGATTAGGCGTGGTCTACGGCATTCACTGAGTACGGGGTAGATCTGGTCTTTGGTGCGGTCTCTACCATCGTATCACATAGTTTCGTGTCTCTTCATTACTTTCACGGTTGCTGCTGCTAATTTACTTATTCGTAAGCGATTTGTCTTTGTGGCTATGTGATTATTCTTCTCCACAATATGACTATGTGGAAACGATTCCTTTTGCTGACAATGGAGTGATAGGACATTCCACTTTGCTGGTCAATAAATCACTTAGTATTTCGAAACGGAATCCAGATTCCAGGTCATCAATATAAGCTCTCTAATGATCAGTGATGGCGGTGTTGGTAGACATAATAGTGAATGATGTTCTCTTGTTATATGGTAGTTTGAAGAAAAGGTTGAATAgatgtcaaaagatttatatgAGGTTCTCTC contains:
- the LOC115751776 gene encoding dynein light chain 1, cytoplasmic, producing the protein MSGCNITVKSTDMKDELQKEVFAISKAAFEKHCVEKDVAEYIKKEFDKKHGCTWHCIVGRNFGSYVTHETNHFIYFYYGQKAILLFKSG